A window of Lacibacter sediminis contains these coding sequences:
- a CDS encoding response regulator transcription factor encodes MSVDSNIKFAIADDHKIFRDGIKMALGGRPHLKLIWEAEDGKDMMHKLTIKKPDILLMDIRMPELDGINALQLIRKEYEEVKIVVLSMYDDQQMVSKMMEMGANAYLTKTTDPNEIYDAILTCMNEDFYFNELVNQAVLLKLNYKKTVKQFYPNSTKFSEKELQILKLLSEDKTTEEISKIVFLSPRTIETIRQNMKNRVGAKTIAGLIVYGMRNRLIE; translated from the coding sequence ATGTCTGTTGATTCTAACATTAAGTTCGCCATAGCCGACGATCATAAAATATTTCGTGATGGTATTAAAATGGCTCTCGGCGGCAGACCTCACCTCAAATTAATCTGGGAAGCCGAAGATGGTAAAGACATGATGCACAAGCTTACCATTAAAAAGCCCGACATTCTTTTAATGGATATCCGGATGCCTGAGCTTGATGGAATTAATGCCTTGCAACTGATACGCAAGGAATACGAAGAAGTGAAAATTGTTGTACTGAGTATGTATGACGATCAGCAAATGGTGAGTAAAATGATGGAAATGGGGGCTAATGCATACCTTACAAAAACTACTGATCCCAATGAAATTTACGATGCAATTCTCACATGCATGAACGAGGATTTTTATTTCAACGAACTCGTAAATCAGGCTGTGTTACTGAAACTCAATTACAAAAAAACTGTAAAACAGTTCTACCCTAACTCAACCAAATTCTCTGAAAAAGAGTTGCAGATTTTAAAATTGCTTTCAGAAGATAAAACCACAGAAGAGATATCAAAGATTGTTTTTCTAAGCCCTCGAACGATTGAAACAATAAGACAAAATATGAAAAACAGGGTTGGTGCCAAAACAATTGCAGGGCTTATTGTTTACGGAATGCGAAATCGATTGATAGAGTAA
- a CDS encoding response regulator transcription factor, with the protein MKTVKPADSTTDLIKVAITDDHVLYRAGVKTALGMKKDIQVIFEADNGMHLLNMLKSIQPDVILLDVQMPIMDGIATLPEVKKLYPDIKIIMLTMHDEHTMITRLMELGANSYLTKNSDSEVIYEAIKTCHEQEYFFNTLTNKALIDGLKMKRQGDAMMGHDVKLNDKEINILRLMCEEKSTKEIADIVDLSPRTVEAIRDKLKSKIGARSTAGLILYAVKHNIIEG; encoded by the coding sequence ATGAAAACCGTAAAACCAGCCGACTCAACAACTGACTTAATCAAAGTAGCTATTACAGACGACCACGTGCTGTACCGTGCTGGCGTGAAAACCGCCTTGGGCATGAAAAAGGATATTCAGGTGATTTTCGAAGCCGATAATGGCATGCACCTGTTGAATATGCTAAAGTCAATACAGCCCGATGTTATCTTGCTTGATGTGCAAATGCCCATCATGGATGGCATTGCCACTCTCCCCGAAGTAAAAAAGCTTTACCCTGATATTAAGATCATTATGCTTACCATGCATGATGAACATACTATGATCACCCGTCTGATGGAACTTGGGGCAAATTCATACTTAACCAAGAACTCAGATAGCGAGGTGATCTATGAAGCTATTAAAACCTGTCATGAGCAGGAATATTTCTTCAACACACTTACCAACAAGGCATTAATTGATGGATTAAAAATGAAACGTCAGGGCGATGCAATGATGGGCCATGATGTGAAACTGAACGATAAGGAAATTAATATCCTTCGTTTAATGTGTGAAGAAAAGAGCACAAAGGAAATTGCTGATATCGTTGACCTGAGCCCACGTACAGTTGAAGCCATTCGTGATAAACTCAAATCAAAAATTGGCGCAAGATCTACAGCCGGGTTAATTCTCTATGCTGTAAAACATAATATTATCGAAGGATAA
- a CDS encoding aminotransferase class IV: protein MPLYYSLDKKIFSDDELRIHPDNRSFRYGEGLFETIRLHKGMIPLWDLHWNRLSESLPKLYFELPPHFNEAELKEEILRVAKRNQCLDAARVRITFFKGEGGIWERPSYPFHFLVQCWPLEKKEFSMNENGLDIGLFEAGRKSCDSFSNLKTNNYLLYALAAQYAKAEKLNECLVLNQHGRVCDATIANVFFSKDGIIHTPQLEEGCINGVMRRHVLEQLRNAGFPVKEGAYLPDEIAEADEIFLSNAMYGLRWVKKWGDRTYRFQQASTIFHRFISPLFP, encoded by the coding sequence ATGCCACTTTACTACAGCCTTGACAAAAAGATTTTTTCGGACGATGAGTTGCGTATTCATCCGGATAACCGCTCCTTTCGATATGGAGAAGGACTGTTTGAAACCATCCGTTTGCATAAAGGAATGATTCCGTTGTGGGATTTACATTGGAATCGGTTGAGTGAATCATTGCCCAAATTATATTTTGAATTGCCTCCGCATTTTAATGAAGCAGAATTGAAAGAAGAAATTCTTCGAGTAGCAAAAAGAAATCAGTGCCTTGATGCTGCAAGAGTGCGCATTACTTTTTTTAAAGGCGAAGGCGGTATTTGGGAACGACCAAGTTATCCTTTTCATTTTTTAGTGCAATGCTGGCCATTGGAGAAAAAGGAATTCAGCATGAATGAAAATGGATTGGATATTGGTTTGTTTGAAGCTGGAAGAAAATCCTGCGATAGTTTTTCCAATCTTAAAACCAATAATTACCTGCTGTATGCATTGGCAGCCCAATATGCGAAAGCAGAAAAACTAAATGAATGTCTGGTGCTCAACCAACATGGCCGTGTATGCGATGCAACCATTGCCAATGTGTTTTTCAGCAAAGATGGCATCATTCATACTCCACAACTAGAGGAAGGTTGTATCAATGGTGTGATGCGTCGTCACGTCCTTGAACAACTTCGTAATGCAGGATTCCCGGTAAAGGAAGGAGCTTATTTACCCGACGAAATTGCCGAAGCTGATGAAATTTTCCTAAGCAATGCCATGTATGGCTTGCGTTGGGTGAAAAAATGGGGCGACAGAACTTATCGGTTTCAGCAAGCCTCCACTATTTTTCACCGCTTTATTTCTCCGTTATTTCCGTAA
- a CDS encoding cryptochrome/photolyase family protein, whose translation MAKQQVNICWFRRDLRLHDNAALYHSLKDGLPVVPIFVFDKAILDKLDDKNDRRVEFIHHAIADMQQQLQSMGSSMEVYYGVPSDAFRKLAGKYSINKVFTNHDYEPYAQERDAAIQQQLNDAGISFHTYKDQVIFEKDEVLKDDGKPYTVFTPYSRKWKAKLNDFYLKSYPVEEYTTNFFKQSPVAIPSLKEMGFEAVGLPFPSAETRKEIIKKYKEQRDFPAIDGTSRLSVHLRFGTISIRDLAREAQGLSEGFLNELIWRDFYHMILWHFPQVGEGKAFKKEYDFIEWRHDENDFQKWCDGQTGYPIVDAGMRELNATGFMHNRVRMIVASFLTKHLLLDWRWGEAYFAKKLLDFDLAANNGGWQWAAGSGCDAAPYFRIFNPYLQTQKFDPKLQYIRKWVPEFEGFDYVKPIVQHELARKRCLEVYSKALKK comes from the coding sequence ATGGCAAAACAACAAGTAAATATCTGCTGGTTCAGGAGAGATCTTCGATTGCATGATAATGCAGCTTTGTATCATTCATTGAAAGATGGCTTGCCTGTTGTGCCCATTTTTGTTTTTGATAAAGCCATCCTGGATAAACTGGATGATAAGAACGATCGACGTGTTGAGTTTATCCACCATGCTATAGCAGATATGCAACAGCAATTGCAAAGCATGGGCAGCAGCATGGAAGTGTATTATGGGGTTCCATCAGATGCGTTTCGTAAGCTAGCTGGAAAATATTCAATCAATAAAGTATTTACCAATCATGATTATGAACCCTATGCACAAGAACGGGATGCAGCAATTCAGCAGCAATTAAATGATGCTGGAATATCCTTTCATACGTATAAAGACCAAGTGATCTTTGAAAAAGATGAAGTGTTGAAAGATGACGGCAAACCTTACACGGTTTTTACTCCTTACAGCAGAAAATGGAAAGCCAAACTCAATGATTTTTATTTAAAGAGCTATCCGGTTGAAGAGTACACAACTAATTTTTTCAAACAGTCACCGGTAGCTATTCCTTCATTAAAGGAAATGGGTTTTGAAGCAGTTGGCTTACCATTCCCTTCTGCAGAAACAAGAAAAGAAATTATCAAAAAATATAAAGAGCAACGGGATTTTCCTGCAATAGATGGTACTAGCCGATTGAGTGTGCATTTACGGTTTGGCACAATTAGCATTCGTGATTTAGCAAGAGAAGCACAAGGATTAAGCGAAGGTTTTTTAAACGAATTGATCTGGCGTGATTTCTATCATATGATCCTTTGGCATTTCCCACAAGTAGGAGAGGGCAAAGCATTCAAAAAAGAATATGATTTTATTGAATGGCGGCATGATGAAAATGATTTTCAGAAATGGTGCGATGGACAAACAGGTTATCCTATTGTTGATGCGGGTATGCGTGAACTCAATGCTACCGGTTTTATGCACAATCGTGTGCGAATGATCGTTGCATCATTTCTTACCAAACATTTGTTGCTCGATTGGCGATGGGGCGAAGCTTATTTCGCAAAAAAATTATTGGACTTTGACCTTGCTGCCAATAACGGCGGTTGGCAATGGGCGGCAGGGAGTGGTTGCGATGCGGCACCTTATTTCCGCATCTTCAATCCGTATTTGCAAACGCAGAAGTTTGATCCGAAGTTGCAATACATCCGCAAGTGGGTTCCCGAGTTTGAAGGATTTGATTATGTAAAACCAATTGTGCAACATGAACTTGCACGTAAGCGTTGCCTCGAAGTGTACAGCAAAGCATTAAAGAAGTAA
- a CDS encoding 1,4-dihydroxy-6-naphthoate synthase, translated as MTTYTLGFSPCPNDTFIFDALVNGKIDTEGLSFDVQLEDVQTLNEWAKEGKLDFSKISYGVYPLVRHQYNLLKSGGALGKGVGPLLITKYEVQSTNLDELQQFVNNSTIAIPGTNTTAHFLFSQAFPHAKQKQFMVFHEIEEAVLNGKVDMGVIIHENRFTYQQKGLHKLMDLGEYWETTTGYPIPLGGIVGHQRIDVEKQHKVDRLIRKSLEFAFSNYPLLTDYVKQHSQEMSEEVMRQHINLYVNNYSLDLGEEGMQAVGQMLQTATQHS; from the coding sequence ATGACGACTTACACACTTGGCTTTTCTCCTTGCCCCAACGATACATTTATTTTCGATGCGTTGGTAAATGGTAAAATTGATACCGAAGGTTTATCATTTGATGTACAGTTAGAAGATGTACAAACCTTGAACGAATGGGCAAAAGAAGGCAAACTTGATTTTTCCAAGATCAGCTATGGTGTCTATCCCCTCGTTCGTCATCAATATAACTTATTAAAGAGTGGCGGTGCGTTGGGCAAAGGCGTGGGACCTTTATTAATTACGAAATACGAAGTACAAAGTACGAACCTCGACGAGCTTCAGCAATTCGTGAATAATTCTACCATTGCAATTCCGGGCACAAATACCACTGCACATTTTTTATTTTCACAAGCATTCCCACATGCAAAACAAAAACAGTTCATGGTTTTTCATGAAATTGAAGAAGCAGTTTTAAATGGCAAAGTTGATATGGGGGTGATCATTCATGAAAATCGTTTCACTTATCAGCAGAAAGGTTTACATAAGCTCATGGATCTTGGTGAATATTGGGAGACAACAACCGGTTATCCGATTCCGCTAGGAGGTATTGTTGGTCATCAACGAATTGATGTTGAGAAGCAACACAAAGTTGATCGTTTGATTCGTAAAAGTCTGGAGTTTGCATTTAGTAACTACCCTTTATTAACAGATTATGTGAAACAACATTCACAGGAAATGAGTGAAGAGGTAATGCGCCAGCACATTAATCTCTATGTAAACAATTACTCATTAGATCTTGGCGAAGAAGGTATGCAGGCAGTGGGACAAATGCTGCAAACTGCCACGCAACATTCCTGA
- the mqnB gene encoding futalosine hydrolase has protein sequence MNCLVVSATVLEIKPFIQHCRTTNKLDYIDLQLDFLVTGVGAINTTYSLMKHLQVKKPDIVIMAGIAGAFDRSLNLGDVVAIKQEALADLGVQEKDGYKDVFDLKLLAANEFPFKQKKLVNPFTVLMERTKLPLVGSVTVNQITAAKKTAELYETKYKAKIENMEGAALHLVCMKENIPFVQIRSISNYVGERNKQKWKLKEAVQNLNKELIRLIESL, from the coding sequence ATGAATTGTTTAGTTGTTTCAGCCACCGTATTGGAAATCAAACCCTTTATTCAACATTGTCGTACCACTAATAAGCTCGATTATATTGATTTACAGCTCGATTTTTTGGTTACAGGAGTTGGCGCAATTAATACAACCTATTCGTTGATGAAGCATTTACAGGTAAAAAAGCCCGATATCGTTATCATGGCTGGTATTGCCGGGGCATTTGACAGATCACTGAATTTGGGTGATGTGGTTGCAATAAAGCAAGAAGCATTGGCAGATTTAGGTGTGCAGGAAAAGGATGGCTACAAAGATGTATTTGATTTGAAGCTGCTGGCTGCAAATGAATTTCCTTTCAAACAGAAAAAACTTGTGAATCCATTTACAGTGTTGATGGAGCGAACAAAATTACCACTGGTTGGAAGTGTTACGGTGAATCAGATTACAGCTGCTAAAAAAACAGCAGAGCTGTATGAAACAAAATACAAGGCGAAGATCGAAAATATGGAAGGTGCAGCTTTGCATCTCGTTTGTATGAAAGAAAATATTCCGTTTGTTCAGATCAGAAGCATTTCCAATTATGTGGGTGAGCGTAACAAACAGAAATGGAAACTGAAAGAAGCGGTACAGAATCTGAATAAAGAATTAATTCGTTTGATTGAAAGTTTATAA
- a CDS encoding 6-pyruvoyl trahydropterin synthase family protein: protein MVYLTRLEHFNAAHKLYNPNWSLEKNEAMFGKCANENWHGHNYDLFVTIKGQVNEDTGFLFDVKKLSELIKIHVLEKLDHKNLNMDVDFMQGKMCSTENLAKAIWQQLQPHLPAEVLLHCIKLYETPRIYVEYFGE from the coding sequence ATGGTTTACTTAACAAGATTAGAACATTTTAATGCGGCACATAAGCTCTACAATCCTAATTGGAGCCTGGAGAAGAATGAAGCCATGTTTGGCAAATGTGCCAACGAAAACTGGCATGGCCATAACTATGATCTGTTTGTTACCATCAAAGGCCAGGTAAATGAAGACACGGGTTTTTTGTTTGATGTAAAGAAACTGAGTGAGCTGATCAAAATTCATGTGCTGGAAAAACTCGATCACAAGAACCTGAATATGGATGTGGATTTCATGCAGGGAAAAATGTGTTCTACTGAAAATCTCGCAAAAGCTATCTGGCAACAACTACAACCACACCTGCCTGCAGAAGTATTGCTTCACTGTATTAAACTCTACGAAACGCCCCGCATTTACGTTGAATATTTTGGAGAATAA
- a CDS encoding 6-pyruvoyl trahydropterin synthase family protein yields the protein MQKKVSVFRHEHFNAAHRLYNPAWTNERNDQVFGKCNNPSFHGHNYELVVKITGVPDKDTGYVMDLKILSDLIKNEILERFDHKNLNLDTVEFKHLNPTAENIAIVIHDLLRPHIETEKDLQIRLYETPRNFVEYPA from the coding sequence ATGCAAAAAAAAGTATCCGTCTTTCGTCACGAACATTTTAACGCTGCCCATCGTTTATACAATCCGGCATGGACAAATGAACGGAATGACCAAGTGTTTGGTAAGTGTAATAATCCTTCATTTCATGGTCATAATTATGAACTGGTAGTGAAAATTACAGGTGTGCCTGATAAAGACACCGGTTATGTGATGGACCTGAAAATATTGAGTGATCTGATAAAGAATGAAATTCTTGAGCGTTTCGATCATAAAAATCTCAATCTTGATACAGTTGAGTTCAAACATTTGAACCCAACAGCAGAGAATATTGCGATTGTGATTCATGATCTGTTGCGTCCGCATATCGAAACAGAAAAAGATTTGCAGATACGTTTGTACGAAACACCAAGAAACTTTGTAGAGTATCCGGCATAA
- the folE gene encoding GTP cyclohydrolase I FolE, producing the protein MAYKKTEQYEEKVTSGLIENYRSALDLLGEDPEREGLLKTPERVAKAMQYMTQGYQMDAKAILESAKFHEEVSEMVIVKDIELYSMCEHHMLPFFGKAHIAYIPNGYITGLSKLARVVDVYSRRLQVQERLTTQILEAIKESLNPMGVAVVVEAQHLCMMMRGVQKQNSVTTTSAFSGEFQKQATRSEFLKLISGKFN; encoded by the coding sequence ATGGCTTATAAAAAAACAGAACAATACGAAGAAAAGGTTACTTCAGGATTGATCGAGAATTACAGAAGTGCTTTGGATTTATTAGGTGAAGATCCTGAAAGGGAAGGCTTGTTGAAAACGCCAGAACGTGTAGCGAAAGCAATGCAGTATATGACGCAGGGCTACCAGATGGATGCAAAAGCAATTCTTGAAAGCGCCAAATTTCATGAGGAAGTGAGTGAGATGGTGATTGTAAAAGATATTGAGCTTTACAGTATGTGTGAACATCACATGCTTCCATTCTTCGGTAAGGCACATATTGCTTATATCCCCAATGGTTATATTACAGGGTTGAGCAAACTGGCAAGAGTGGTGGATGTGTATAGTCGCCGTTTGCAGGTACAGGAACGATTAACGACACAAATACTTGAAGCTATCAAGGAGTCGTTGAATCCAATGGGTGTGGCAGTGGTAGTAGAAGCCCAACATTTATGCATGATGATGCGTGGTGTGCAAAAGCAAAATTCAGTAACAACAACTTCAGCTTTTTCAGGCGAATTTCAGAAACAGGCTACACGTAGCGAATTCCTGAAACTGATCTCCGGCAAGTTCAATTAA
- the fabD gene encoding ACP S-malonyltransferase, giving the protein MKHAFVFPGQGSQFSGMGKNLYDAGVSAQRLFELANEILGFRISDIMFNGTDEDLKQTNVTQPAVFLHSAIAYKTIESAKPDMVAGHSLGEFSALVANGVLSFEDALQLVSVRATAMQKACQLNPSTMAAVLALADEKVEEVCKQVQEETGEIVVPANYNCPGQLVISGSLKGIDIACERMKAAGAKRALVLPVGGAFHSPLMEPAREELKAKIESTNFYTPQCAIYQNVVAKAVLDKDEIKQNLIDQLTGAVRWTQSVQSMIADGASKFTEVGPGKVLQGLVQKINKEMVVEGVN; this is encoded by the coding sequence ATGAAACATGCGTTTGTATTTCCGGGCCAGGGTTCTCAGTTTAGTGGAATGGGAAAGAATTTGTATGATGCAGGAGTATCGGCCCAACGATTGTTTGAATTAGCTAACGAAATTTTAGGTTTCCGTATTTCTGATATCATGTTCAATGGAACAGATGAAGACCTGAAACAAACGAACGTAACACAGCCGGCTGTATTCTTACACTCAGCCATTGCTTATAAAACCATTGAATCGGCAAAGCCCGATATGGTGGCAGGACATTCATTGGGTGAATTCAGTGCATTAGTGGCGAATGGAGTGTTGAGTTTTGAAGATGCTTTGCAGTTAGTAAGCGTTCGTGCAACTGCTATGCAAAAGGCCTGTCAGTTGAATCCATCAACCATGGCAGCAGTACTTGCACTGGCAGATGAGAAAGTGGAAGAAGTGTGTAAGCAAGTGCAGGAAGAAACAGGTGAAATTGTTGTGCCGGCGAATTACAACTGCCCCGGACAATTAGTGATTAGCGGTTCATTAAAAGGAATTGATATTGCCTGCGAACGTATGAAAGCCGCCGGTGCAAAACGTGCATTGGTGTTACCCGTTGGCGGTGCGTTTCACAGTCCTTTGATGGAGCCTGCACGTGAAGAATTAAAAGCAAAAATTGAAAGCACAAATTTTTATACACCGCAATGTGCGATTTACCAAAACGTAGTTGCAAAAGCAGTGTTGGATAAAGATGAGATCAAACAAAATTTAATTGATCAATTGACCGGCGCTGTACGCTGGACCCAAAGTGTGCAATCAATGATCGCCGATGGTGCCAGTAAGTTTACAGAAGTCGGTCCGGGTAAAGTATTGCAGGGCTTGGTGCAGAAAATCAATAAAGAAATGGTTGTAGAAGGAGTGAATTAA
- a CDS encoding GNAT family N-acetyltransferase — protein MSITIRRATKDDCPRLLELIKELALYEKAPEEVTVTLEHFVESGFGTNPVWWAFVAEENELVLGFALYYIRYSTWKGQRMYLEDILVTEQARGKGIGKLLFDQLIVEAKEKKLSGIVWQVLEWNEPAINFYKKYNANFDPEWINCSVPI, from the coding sequence ATGAGTATTACTATTCGAAGAGCAACAAAAGACGATTGCCCCCGCTTGCTGGAACTTATAAAAGAGCTGGCACTATATGAAAAAGCACCAGAGGAAGTAACCGTTACACTGGAACATTTTGTTGAAAGTGGTTTTGGAACAAATCCTGTGTGGTGGGCATTTGTAGCAGAAGAGAATGAGCTTGTGCTTGGCTTTGCGTTGTATTACATCCGCTACTCCACCTGGAAAGGCCAACGCATGTATCTGGAAGATATTCTTGTGACCGAACAGGCAAGAGGAAAAGGCATTGGTAAATTATTATTCGATCAATTGATCGTTGAAGCAAAAGAAAAAAAGCTGAGCGGAATTGTGTGGCAGGTGTTGGAGTGGAATGAGCCTGCTATTAATTTCTATAAAAAGTATAATGCGAATTTTGATCCTGAGTGGATCAACTGTAGTGTGCCCATTTAA
- a CDS encoding serine hydrolase: MKKMFFLCIAVILLQSANAQTTEKRLAGLDTFINRILKEWSAAGVTVAVVEKNKVIMTRGFGYKDYENKVPVTENTLFAIGSCTKAFTSSLLAFPMKEGKLDLDKPVTQYLPELRFIDDELNNHVTARDMMSHRTGLPRHDLAWYGSRTKRDSLIYIIRYFEKTAPLRRAWQYNNFMFLAQGVLAEKLSGKSWDVLVREHLFTPLNMTASNTSMNDHVKSPDYSFGYNEKDGAITKMKFMNIDGIGPAGSINSNAKDMANWVMMWVNGGKFNGKEILPAAYYNQAISSQMVTGAGLPTKEQPDVFLSNYGFAWFLANYRGHYRVEHGGNIDGFSSSTSFFPTDSIGIFVSVNQNGSPIPGIIRNTIADKLLGLKYKDWHRTQKTAVDKAKAAAKEKLKADSTQRKMGTRPTHAITDYAGTFTNEGYGTLTIEQQKDSLVAKYNALTFKVKHYHFNYFNFIPVADGVDAGEDDAMKGQFNINIKGEIESLSLPLQAGVKDIEFKKKVETIDVSKADLEKYVGEYELPGPTLVKVYIKGEKTLVAFVTGQTDYELIPVKPDVFNLKIVSGFSVRFEKNDAGEVTALYFVQPNGTFKATRKK, from the coding sequence ATGAAAAAAATGTTCTTTCTCTGCATTGCAGTAATACTGTTGCAATCAGCAAACGCACAAACAACCGAGAAACGTTTAGCCGGTCTTGACACATTCATCAACCGCATTTTAAAAGAATGGAGTGCAGCTGGTGTAACCGTTGCTGTAGTGGAAAAGAACAAAGTGATCATGACAAGAGGTTTTGGGTATAAGGATTACGAAAACAAAGTGCCGGTTACTGAAAACACATTGTTTGCCATTGGCAGTTGTACAAAAGCATTCACTTCATCACTACTGGCTTTTCCGATGAAAGAAGGCAAGCTTGATCTGGATAAACCCGTTACGCAATACTTACCTGAGCTACGTTTTATTGATGATGAATTGAACAATCATGTAACTGCAAGAGATATGATGAGCCACCGTACCGGTTTGCCACGACACGATCTTGCATGGTATGGTTCACGTACTAAGAGAGACAGCCTGATCTACATCATCCGCTATTTTGAAAAAACGGCTCCGTTGCGGAGAGCATGGCAGTACAATAACTTTATGTTTCTGGCGCAAGGTGTATTGGCAGAAAAATTAAGTGGTAAGAGTTGGGATGTACTAGTGAGAGAACATCTCTTCACGCCATTGAACATGACGGCGTCCAACACATCTATGAACGACCATGTTAAATCTCCTGATTATTCATTTGGTTACAATGAGAAAGATGGAGCAATAACAAAAATGAAATTTATGAACATCGATGGAATCGGACCTGCGGGTTCCATCAACTCCAATGCAAAAGATATGGCCAACTGGGTAATGATGTGGGTGAACGGAGGCAAATTCAATGGTAAAGAAATTCTTCCGGCTGCTTATTACAATCAAGCGATCAGTTCACAAATGGTGACAGGTGCGGGATTGCCTACCAAAGAGCAACCCGATGTATTCCTCAGTAATTACGGCTTTGCGTGGTTTCTTGCAAACTATCGTGGTCATTATCGTGTAGAGCATGGCGGTAATATTGATGGCTTCAGCAGCAGCACTTCTTTTTTCCCAACTGACAGCATTGGCATTTTTGTATCAGTGAATCAAAACGGCTCACCAATCCCGGGTATTATCCGCAATACAATTGCGGATAAATTACTTGGATTGAAATATAAAGACTGGCACCGCACGCAAAAAACAGCCGTTGATAAAGCAAAAGCAGCAGCGAAAGAAAAACTGAAAGCTGACAGTACGCAACGCAAGATGGGTACAAGGCCTACACATGCTATCACCGATTATGCCGGAACATTTACCAATGAAGGTTATGGTACATTAACGATCGAGCAACAAAAAGATTCACTCGTTGCAAAGTATAATGCGCTCACGTTTAAAGTAAAACATTATCATTTCAACTATTTCAACTTTATACCTGTGGCTGATGGTGTTGATGCAGGAGAAGATGATGCGATGAAAGGACAATTCAATATTAATATCAAAGGAGAGATCGAATCACTTTCACTGCCACTGCAGGCAGGTGTAAAAGATATTGAGTTTAAAAAGAAAGTAGAAACAATTGATGTCAGCAAAGCTGATCTTGAAAAATATGTTGGCGAGTACGAATTACCCGGGCCAACGCTCGTAAAAGTTTATATAAAAGGTGAAAAAACATTGGTTGCTTTTGTAACCGGTCAAACCGATTATGAATTAATTCCTGTAAAGCCTGATGTATTTAATTTAAAGATTGTTTCAGGTTTTAGTGTTCGGTTTGAGAAGAATGATGCAGGTGAAGTAACTGCACTATACTTTGTTCAACCTAACGGAACATTTAAAGCAACAAGAAAAAAATAA